Genomic segment of Umezawaea sp. Da 62-37:
GACGCCCAGGTCGCCAAGGTCGTGGCGGCCGTGCGCGAACGCCGGTCCGGCTTCGGTCGCGGGAAGGTGCGCTGACCACGCGTCGGCGCCGACCGCGGTAGCGCGGGGGAAGGCGCCAGCCGACAGCACGCAGACCAGCGACGGGCCGAGCTTCCGCGGCGGGCGTCGGCCTTGACGGCCGAGGTGGTGGTGTGCGGAAGTTGCGGGCGAGGCAGGATGGTCGGGTGCTGATCGTGCGTGCCACCAAGAAGCTGCTGCGCCTGGCGGGTCCGTCCACCGCGCCCGACGACGATCGCGGCACGACGTTGCTCGGCCCGTGGTACGCCACGGTCATGTTCTGGCGGCCGCGGGTCGTGTTGCTGGTCAACGAGGCGACGTTGCTGCCCGTGCTGCTGCCCATGGCGCCCGCGGCGACTCTGACCGGCAGGGTCGGCGAGCAGATCAGCGCGGTGCTGACCGCCCACGGCGTGCCCGCCGCGATTCTCGACCAGGAACGGCTGCACATGCGGACCGCTCGGTTGGGTGTCACCGCGAACCGCAGCGTCGTGGGCGTCATGGTCGACTTCGCCCGCCTCGCGGAGATCCACCACAACGCTTCCGCCGTGGACCTCATCGCGCTCGCGGTCCGGCTGGCCTCGACCCCGTGCAGTCCGCTGTACGGGGGCAACATCAGTCCGGACCGTGAACTCGCTGCCACGGTGCAGGCGATCGGGACCTGACGTCGAGCGCTCGCCCCGGCGGTCCGGGACGTCAGACCGCGCGAAGCCCCTGACGGGCCGTCAGAGTTGGACGTCCTGCCACGGCGTGGTCGCCTGGAGCACCGCTTCGCTGAGCGCTTCGGTGCGCAGGTGGGTGACCTGCTGGTAGTCCGGGTCGGCGACCATCCGGCTGAACGCCTCGCGGCTGGGGTAGCGGACGAGCAGCACCGCGTCCCAGTCCTGCCCCTGCTCGGCGACGAGCGGGGTCGATCCACTGCCCGCGTACAGGACCTCCGCGCCGTAGCGGGGCAGGAAGGTCTCCTCGAGCGCCGCCGCGTAGCGGTCGTAGCTGTCCCGGCCGTTGTCCCGGAACCGCAACAGGTTCAGCATCACGACGGGACCGCCGGGATCCTCGGCCAGGTAGCGCTTGAGGTCCGATCCCCGAGGGTCCACCGCCATGTCGCGCCTCCGCCTTCGGATGGTCGTCGACTCACCCTAGACGGGCCCGCGGTTCCCGGTGCCGCTCCGTTCGCGGTCGACGCGGGCGAGCACCTTGTCCGAGATCCGGTGCAGCGTCCGCAGTTCGTCCGGGTCGAGGACGTCGACGAACATGTCCAGCACCCGGCCCGCGTGCCGGGGCGCGGTGTCCGCCAGGTGGGCGAAACCGGCGTCGGTCAGGATCGCCCGCGTGTACCGGCCGTTGCCGGGGTCGGGTTCGCGGCGCACGAAGCCGCGCTTCTCCAAGCGGGTGACCATGTGCGACAGGCGCGACAGCTCCGTGCCCGCCAGTCCCGCGAGTTCGCTCATCCGCAGGCGGCGCTCGGGCTGTTCGGACAGGTGCGCCAGCACGTGGTACTCGACGAAGCTGAGCTTCGAGTCCTGCTGGAGCTGGAGTTCCAGCACCACGGGCAGGGTCTGGACGAGTTTCACGAACCCGCGCCACGCCGCCAGTTGGTCGTCGGTGAGCCGGCGCGGGGAGGTCATGGGCGCAGTCTAGCTGGCTTGAACATTCACGTCAGGCCCGCTACGTTGGCACTTGAAAATTCAAGCGCGGACGCCGTTCCGCGCCGGGAGGAGTGAGCGCACGTGATCAAGCCGGAAAGCCGGTTGCAGGTCGTGTTCGCCGACCTGCGCCGCGCCGTCGACGACGTCATCCTCAAGCACCAGGTCACCCGCGACGAACTCCTCGCCACCACCGACTGGCTGCGGCGGGTCGCCGACGCGGGGCAGATGCGGTCCGCGAGCGTCCTGTTCACCAAGACCGTCCTCAAGGCGACAGCGGGCGCCCCCTACGCCCATCCGGAGAAGGACGGCGCGAGCTACTGGGAGATGGAGGGCCCCGCCCACGTGCCCGGCGCCCCGCTCCTGCGCAGCCCCGCCGTGCTGCCCATGCGCCCCGACGAACCCGGTGAACCCCTTGTCGTGTCCGGAACCGTGCGCACGACCGCGGGCGACCCGCTGCCCGGCGCGGTCCTCGACGTCTGGCAGATCGACGCCGACAACGTCTACTCCGGTGTGGACGCCGCGGTCTTCACGATTCCGGGCATCCCCAACGACTCCACGGGCATCCCCACCCACAACCTCCGCGGGAGGGTCGTCACCGACACCGACGGGCACTACGAGTTCCGCACTGCGGTACCCGGCGTCGAGACCCTCGGCCTGACCGCGGGCAGCCCGCTCGCCGAGCTGGCCGAGGCGTTGCGGCTGGAGGGGTCGCGCCCGGTGCACATCCACTCGATCGTCTCCGCCGACGGGTGCCTGCCGCTGACCACCCAGATCTACTTCGACGGCGACCCGCTGGTCGAAAGCGCCGTCGAAGGCGCCATCCCCGCCGACGCGGTCAGGACCACCACTCTCCACGACGACCCCGACGACTACCGCGCCCGCGGGCTCGACCGCCCCTACCGCGCCCTCGCCCACGACTACTCCCTGCGCCCGGCGTGAACGCCCGGAACCGGCGATCACGGCACCAGGACGAGTTTGCCGACGTGGTCGCCGGTCTCCATGACCCGGTGCGCCTCGGCGGCCTCCGCCATGGGGAACGTCCGGTCGACCACGGGGCGGATGGCACCGGTTTCGACCAGTGGCCACACCTCGGCGGTCACGCCCCGCACGATCCTGGCCTTCTCGTCGTGGGCTCGGGTGCGGAGTCCGGTGGCCGAGATCGACCCGGACTTCGCGGCCGGCGCCAGGAAGTCCAGTTCCGCGCGGAGTCCGCCCTGGAGGCCGATCGTCGCGATGTGCCCGTCGGGTGCCAGTGCCGCGATGTTGCGGGCGAGGTAGTCCGCGCCGACGATGTCCAGCACCACGTCCGCGCCCCGGCCACCGGTGTGCTCCAGGGTGGCGGCCACGAAGTCCGCGGCGCTGTGGTCGACGACCAGGTCGGCGCCGAGCGCGTACAGCCGCTCGTGCTTGGCCTGCCGCGCGGTGGCCACCACGGTCGCGCCGAGCGCCTTGTCCAGCTGGATGGCGAACGTGCCGATCCCGCTCCCGCCGCCGTGGACGAGCAGCGTCCGGCCCCGGCGCAGCCCGGCGATGTCCACGGCGTTGAACCACACCGTGCACGCGGCCTCGGGCAGGGCCGCCGCCTGGACCAGCGGCACTCCCCGCGGCACGGGGAGAAGTTGCCCGGTCCGCACGGCCACCTTCTCCGCGTACCCGCCGCCGCCCAGCAGCGCGCACACGGGCAGGCCCACGTGCCAGTCAGCCACGCCGGGGCCCACCGCTGTGACGACCCCGGAGCACTCCAGGCCGGGATACGGGGGCTCGCCGGGCGGCGGTGGGTAGAAGCCCTGCCGCTGGCCGAGGTCGCCCCTGTTCACGGCCGCCGCCGCCACGTCGACGACCACCTCACCGGGGCCCGGCACGGGGTCGGGCACCTCGGTCCACACCAGTACCCCGTGGCCGCCGGGCTTCTCGATCACGATCGCGCGCATGGGACGAGCCTGCCCCGGCCACCGGTCCCGGCACGTACCCCGGCGTCCGGGATACCTGCCCGATCGTCCGGCGGGGGAGGAGACGGGTGTGACGTACGTCCGGTTCGTCGCGCGGGGGCCGTGGGGGTTCTCGCCGTCGTCGGGCGCGGGACTGTGGATCGTGGAGGTCGCGGCCGGGGGCGTCGCGATCACGTCGAAGCGCGACGGCACCGCGGTGACCGCGGGGGCCGGTGAGCACGTCGTCGTGTCGGATGGCGGGGGACTGGTCGTGGCGGACCGGGCGGGCCGCCGCCCGGTCGGTTGCGCCGGGGTCGCCGCGGACGACCGGGGCGTGGCGCGGTACGGCGACACCGGTGCCGTGACCGAGCTGCTGGTGGTCAGGAAGGTCGTCGCGCACGACGTCGTCGGGATCCTGCCCGCGGTGTTCCGGCTCGACGTCGACCGCGGTGTCGCCGCGGCGCTGCACGCCACCCTCGGTCTGCTGGAGCACGAGCGGGACCGCGGGGAGGTGGGTGCGGACCTGGTGACCGGCAGGCTCGTCGAGGTGCTCGCACTGCAAGCGTTCCGGACCGCCACCGCCTCGGCGTCCGGCACCGTGCTGCGGCTGCTGCGGGATCCGCGGCTCGCGGGCGCCGTCCGCGCGATGCGCGACGACCTCGCCCGGCCCTGGACGGTGGCCTCGCTCGCCCGCGAGGCGGCCATGTCCCGCGCGAGCTTCGCGGAGGCCTTCCGCGTCGCCGCCGGGAGGACCCCGCTCGCGCTCCTCCGGCAGTGGCGGCTCTGCGAGGCCAAGCGCCTGCTGCGCGAGACGCCGTTGGCGTTGCAGGAGATCGCGCTGCTCGTCGGCTACGAGTCCGCCCCCGCCCTCGGCCGCGCCTTCGCCAGGCGTGAAGGGATCTCCCCAGGCACGTGGCGCCGTGAGGTGGCGGTTCAGTCCGCGAACGCGGCCACGTAGGACGCCAGGCACGACTCCGGCGTGGCCCGCGACGCCACGACGTGGACGTCGACGGTCACCGGTGGGTCGAGCGGCACGTGCAGCAACGTCCCGGACCGCGACCCGGCGACCTGGTCGGCGGGCATGAGCGTCCAGCCCTCCGGGTCGCGGGTCACCTCGAACAGCACGTTGAGCACGTCCCCGGCAGGCGGTCGCGGCGGGGCGATGGGCAGGACGGCCAGGATCGCGTCGTGCATCGGCGGGTCGTTCTCGCGGGCGGGGAGCCGCAAACCGCGCGGGTCGAGGTCGTGCAGGCCCACCGCCTGCTTGCCCGCCGCGCGGTGGTCGCGGGACAGCACCACGTGCACGGGTTCGGCCCACGCACGCGCCACCGCCACCGCCGTGGACCCGACGGCGCCGCGGACCAGCGCCAGGTCCAGTCCGCCGTCGCGCACGGCGTCCAGGCGCGCGGTCACCGGCAGGTCGACCAGTTCCGGCTCGGCGGGTCGTTCGCCGGCGCGCAGGCGGGCCAGCGCGCGTTCGACACGGGGGCTGACGCAGGACGCCAGCCCGATCCGCAGGGTGGCCGCCGATTCCCCGGCGACCACCCGCACGCGGGCCGCCGCGGCCAGGGTCTCGCGGGCCGCGGCGAGCACCCGGTCACCCGCCGGGGTGAGCCGCACCCGGCGCGAGGTGCGGTCGAGCAGGCGCACGCCCAGTTCGCGCTCCAGCCGGGCGATCTGCTGGCTCACCGCGGGCTGCACGATCCGCAGCCGTTCCGCCGCGCGGCCGAAGTGCAGCTCCTCGGCGACGGTCACGAAGTACTTCAGCGCCCTCAGTTCCACCCCTCTGATCTATCACACGACGTGATCGCCGCAGGTGGGTTCCGGTCGTCGATGGCGCGGCTCCCACCGGTTGGGAGGGGTGGCCCCGCCGAACGGAGAACAGACGTGACCACACCGACCCCCGGCATCATCGGCACCGGCCCGGTCGGCGCAAGGGTGGCCCGCCGCGCCGTCGACGCGAACCTGCGCGTCGACCTCGCCGACTCGCGCGGCCCGGCCGGATTCCGGTTCTGGCGACACCTCGACCGCGGGCGCCGGCTACCGGACCTCCGGGTAGGCGCGCATCTGTTCGGCCATCCGCTCGAGTTCGGCCACCGACGCCGCGGGCGAGGTGGTGTTGAGCCCGCTTTGCGCGGCGGTCGAGCTCCGCAGGAAACGGCGCAGCACCACCACGAGCAGACCTTCCGGCAGGGTCCGCAGCGCACCGAACCCGCGGGGGACCGGGGGATTCGGCATGGTGGCGAGGTTCCGCCGCATGAGGCGGACCATGTCGCGGACCGCGTCCGGGTCGTCGGCCAGCGCCTCCGGGCCGCCCGCGGCGTGCACCGCCTGTTCGAGCGGCACCGCGAACGCGGCGTGCGTCCTGAGCCAGGCGTCCACCCGCGGCTCGGCCTTGGCGTTGACGCCGGTGTCGCGGAACGCCCGCACGATCCGCTCCAGCCGCGGGGTGGTGCGGCCGTCGGGTTCGCCGATCGGCATCGGGTACCGGCGGGCCATGGGGCTGGGGGCGCGGTAGCGGACCACGTCGCCGTCCATCGTGCCCCCGTTCGGGTAGCCGCCGAGCAGCACCCGCTCGTGGCCGATCACCGCGCCGAGCGGCTCCGCGCCCGCCGCCCAGTGGAGCAGGAACAGCACGTCGCCCTCGAGCCCGACGAGCGACTCCAGCACCGCGTCCACCTGGTGGGTGCGGACGAGGACGGCGGTCAGGTCGTACCCGCCCGCGGGGTGCTCGACCACCGGCACCGGCACCCGCCGGACGGTCGTGCTGTCGCCCTCGGCGAGTTGCACGCCGTGCTTGCGCAGGGAGGCAAGGCGTTCGCCCCTGGCGAGGAGCGAGACGTCGTGCCCGGCCTCGTGCATGCGGACGGCGAGCAGGCTGCCGAGTACTCCGGCGCCGTACACGAGCAGTTTCATGATGACCCATTTCCACGCGGCGATTCAGTCATACGTTCGTTTGAATCAAACGTACGTACAATATGGGCATGGCGCCACCCGACACCCGGACCCAGCTCCTCGACGCGGCCGAGCGCCTGTTCGCCGAGCACGGTTTCCGCGGCGCCTCGGTCCGTGCGATCACCGACCTGGCCGGTGCGAACCTGGCCGCGGTCGGGTACCACTTCGGCTCGAAGGCGGGGCTGCTGGCCGAGGTCGTCCGCAGGGTGGTCGAGCCCATCAACGCCGCGCAGCGCGCCGGACTCGACCGGCTGCTCGCCCGGACCCCGGACCCGGCGGTCGCCGACCTGGTGGAGGCGTTCACGGGGCCGATGTTCGACGGGATGCCCGCGGGCGAGGAGGGCGGCGCCCGGACCTCCCGGCTGATCATGAGGATCCTCGGCGACCCGGCCGAGGAGATGCGCGACTGGACCGGTGCGGCCGAGGCCGATGTCGGCGAGGGCTTCCTGGCGGCCTTCGGGCGCGCGCTGCCCGGCCTGTCCGACGGGGAGCTGTGGTTCCGGATGCGGGGGATCCTCGCCGTGGCGGCCGCGGACCGCGTCGAGGTCCACAACCGGCGCGTCCCGACGTGCCCGTCCCCGGTGGAGGGCGATGACGCCCGGCGGTGGGCGATCACGTTCCTGGCGGCGGCGATGAGCGCGCCGCCGACCGCCCCCTGACGGTTCGGGACGCCGCCGCCGCGACCCGAGGAGGACACCGGACCGTCCACTGTCCGAAAAGGACGCCGAGCGCACATCGGCGAACCGATCCCGCCGGCGAGGACGATCAGGTCCGCGGGCTCAGCCGTTGCGGGCGGTGGCCTCGGAATCCGCGTCGAGCGCGTCGAGCACCGCGTCGCCGTTCGTCCTCGCCCACTCGGTCAGCACGTGGATCGGCCCGATCAACGACGCCCCGAGCGGGGTGAGCTCGTACTCGACGCGGGGCGGCACCTCGGCGTAGGCGTGGCGGCTGACGAGCCCGTGCGCCTCCAGCCGTCGGAGCGTCTGGGTGAGCACCTTGCGGGAGATGCCGCCGATCATCCCGATCAGCTCGCCGTGGCGCACAGGGCCCTCGCTGAGGCCGTAGAGCACGACCGCCGTCCACTTCTCGGCGATCAGCTCGATCGTCAGACGCCCTGGGCAGTCGGCGAGGAAGCAGTCGCCGGGACCGGAAGCGCTCATGGCGCCAAAGGTACCTGGGGGTTCCCATCGGAAAACCTAGCCTGGATCCGTACCCCCCAGGAACCAGGAGAGTCATGCGAGTCATCACCCAGCAGGAGTTGGGCGGCCCCGAGGTGCTCACCGTCGTG
This window contains:
- a CDS encoding DUF6933 domain-containing protein, which codes for MLIVRATKKLLRLAGPSTAPDDDRGTTLLGPWYATVMFWRPRVVLLVNEATLLPVLLPMAPAATLTGRVGEQISAVLTAHGVPAAILDQERLHMRTARLGVTANRSVVGVMVDFARLAEIHHNASAVDLIALAVRLASTPCSPLYGGNISPDRELAATVQAIGT
- a CDS encoding DUF1330 domain-containing protein, producing MAVDPRGSDLKRYLAEDPGGPVVMLNLLRFRDNGRDSYDRYAAALEETFLPRYGAEVLYAGSGSTPLVAEQGQDWDAVLLVRYPSREAFSRMVADPDYQQVTHLRTEALSEAVLQATTPWQDVQL
- a CDS encoding MarR family transcriptional regulator, giving the protein MTSPRRLTDDQLAAWRGFVKLVQTLPVVLELQLQQDSKLSFVEYHVLAHLSEQPERRLRMSELAGLAGTELSRLSHMVTRLEKRGFVRREPDPGNGRYTRAILTDAGFAHLADTAPRHAGRVLDMFVDVLDPDELRTLHRISDKVLARVDRERSGTGNRGPV
- a CDS encoding catechol 1,2-dioxygenase, producing MIKPESRLQVVFADLRRAVDDVILKHQVTRDELLATTDWLRRVADAGQMRSASVLFTKTVLKATAGAPYAHPEKDGASYWEMEGPAHVPGAPLLRSPAVLPMRPDEPGEPLVVSGTVRTTAGDPLPGAVLDVWQIDADNVYSGVDAAVFTIPGIPNDSTGIPTHNLRGRVVTDTDGHYEFRTAVPGVETLGLTAGSPLAELAEALRLEGSRPVHIHSIVSADGCLPLTTQIYFDGDPLVESAVEGAIPADAVRTTTLHDDPDDYRARGLDRPYRALAHDYSLRPA
- a CDS encoding NAD(P)H-quinone oxidoreductase; its protein translation is MRAIVIEKPGGHGVLVWTEVPDPVPGPGEVVVDVAAAAVNRGDLGQRQGFYPPPPGEPPYPGLECSGVVTAVGPGVADWHVGLPVCALLGGGGYAEKVAVRTGQLLPVPRGVPLVQAAALPEAACTVWFNAVDIAGLRRGRTLLVHGGGSGIGTFAIQLDKALGATVVATARQAKHERLYALGADLVVDHSAADFVAATLEHTGGRGADVVLDIVGADYLARNIAALAPDGHIATIGLQGGLRAELDFLAPAAKSGSISATGLRTRAHDEKARIVRGVTAEVWPLVETGAIRPVVDRTFPMAEAAEAHRVMETGDHVGKLVLVP
- a CDS encoding AraC family transcriptional regulator: MTYVRFVARGPWGFSPSSGAGLWIVEVAAGGVAITSKRDGTAVTAGAGEHVVVSDGGGLVVADRAGRRPVGCAGVAADDRGVARYGDTGAVTELLVVRKVVAHDVVGILPAVFRLDVDRGVAAALHATLGLLEHERDRGEVGADLVTGRLVEVLALQAFRTATASASGTVLRLLRDPRLAGAVRAMRDDLARPWTVASLAREAAMSRASFAEAFRVAAGRTPLALLRQWRLCEAKRLLRETPLALQEIALLVGYESAPALGRAFARREGISPGTWRREVAVQSANAAT
- a CDS encoding LysR family transcriptional regulator codes for the protein MELRALKYFVTVAEELHFGRAAERLRIVQPAVSQQIARLERELGVRLLDRTSRRVRLTPAGDRVLAAARETLAAAARVRVVAGESAATLRIGLASCVSPRVERALARLRAGERPAEPELVDLPVTARLDAVRDGGLDLALVRGAVGSTAVAVARAWAEPVHVVLSRDHRAAGKQAVGLHDLDPRGLRLPARENDPPMHDAILAVLPIAPPRPPAGDVLNVLFEVTRDPEGWTLMPADQVAGSRSGTLLHVPLDPPVTVDVHVVASRATPESCLASYVAAFAD
- a CDS encoding 2-dehydropantoate 2-reductase N-terminal domain-containing protein, which codes for MKLLVYGAGVLGSLLAVRMHEAGHDVSLLARGERLASLRKHGVQLAEGDSTTVRRVPVPVVEHPAGGYDLTAVLVRTHQVDAVLESLVGLEGDVLFLLHWAAGAEPLGAVIGHERVLLGGYPNGGTMDGDVVRYRAPSPMARRYPMPIGEPDGRTTPRLERIVRAFRDTGVNAKAEPRVDAWLRTHAAFAVPLEQAVHAAGGPEALADDPDAVRDMVRLMRRNLATMPNPPVPRGFGALRTLPEGLLVVVLRRFLRSSTAAQSGLNTTSPAASVAELERMAEQMRAYPEVR
- a CDS encoding TetR family transcriptional regulator, with the translated sequence MAPPDTRTQLLDAAERLFAEHGFRGASVRAITDLAGANLAAVGYHFGSKAGLLAEVVRRVVEPINAAQRAGLDRLLARTPDPAVADLVEAFTGPMFDGMPAGEEGGARTSRLIMRILGDPAEEMRDWTGAAEADVGEGFLAAFGRALPGLSDGELWFRMRGILAVAAADRVEVHNRRVPTCPSPVEGDDARRWAITFLAAAMSAPPTAP
- a CDS encoding helix-turn-helix domain-containing protein, which encodes MSASGPGDCFLADCPGRLTIELIAEKWTAVVLYGLSEGPVRHGELIGMIGGISRKVLTQTLRRLEAHGLVSRHAYAEVPPRVEYELTPLGASLIGPIHVLTEWARTNGDAVLDALDADSEATARNG